From a region of the Castanea sativa cultivar Marrone di Chiusa Pesio chromosome 10, ASM4071231v1 genome:
- the LOC142613917 gene encoding uncharacterized protein At5g01610-like, with amino-acid sequence MSLMAANLALFFFFFFFFFLLSPLATSSPTRITNTNTNTNTIEDDKKSAYDALADFNFPQGLLPKGALGYELDQSTGRFKAFLNGSCSFSLEGSYDLKYKSTISGYISQNKLTALTGISVKILFLWLNIIEVGRDGDDLYFSVGIASASFPIDNFYECPQCGCGLNCGSQQVRKFRFNPFVSSS; translated from the coding sequence ATGTCTCTCATGGCAGCGAATCTcgccctcttcttcttcttcttcttctttttcttcctcttatcACCACTCGCCACGTCATCCCCTACCCGcatcaccaacaccaacaccaacaccaacaccatcGAAGATGATAAAAAGTCGGCATACGATGCCCTCGCGGATTTCAACTTCCCACAGGGTCTACTTCCGAAGGGTGCGTTGGGTTACGAACTGGACCAAAGCACAGGCAGATTCAAGGCCTTTCTCAACGGTTCCTGCAGTTTCTCTCTTGAAGGTTCCTACGATTTGAAATACAAGTCAACCATCTCAGGCTACATCTCGCAGAACAAGCTCACCGCCCTCACTGGGATCAGCGTCAAGATCTTGTTCTTGTGGCTCAACATCATCGAGGTAGGCAGGGATGGTGATGACCTTTACTTCTCTGTTGGGATTGCTTCCGCTTCTTTTCCTATCGATAATTTCTACGAGTGTCCTCAGTGTGGCTGTGGATTGAACTGCGGTAGTCAGCAAGTAAGGAAATTTAGATTCAACCCTTTTGTTTCTTCTAGTTGA
- the LOC142613222 gene encoding indole-3-acetic acid-induced protein ARG2, with protein MARSFSNAKLLSALVVDGFSNTITRRGYAAASQGVASSVARSGNSGSSMVKKQGEEIVGSTEKVSWVPDPVTGYYRPENRVDEIDVAELRAIFLNNKN; from the exons aTGGCTCGCTCTTTCTCCAACGCTAAGCTTCTCTCTGCTCTCGTTGTTGATGGCTTCTCTAACACTATTACCAG ACGTGGATATGCGGCGGCTTCACAAGGAGTTGCTTCAAGCGTGGCAAGAAGTGGTAATTCAGGATCAAGTATGGTGAAGAAGCAAGGGGAGGAGATTGTGGGGTCCACTGAGAAGGTCTCGTGGGTCCCAGATCCCGTCACCGGCTACTACAGACCTGAGAATCGTGTCGACGAGATCGACGTGGCTGAGTTACGTGCAATTTTCTTAAACAACAAGAACTGA